From a region of the Acidicapsa acidisoli genome:
- the ribH gene encoding 6,7-dimethyl-8-ribityllumazine synthase, giving the protein MIKGISILRPAATANTYERLASFFSVLGFTPGSGWNEDSSRGASFLAPLGNLEIVDGTMPSVTDVLIEVTQLDAVREAAIMWFRGQGEETAGHISPVAETDWKSRIFTAEPVSGHVFAFWEWADPLRGKPIAVEGDLSAEGMRFAIVAARWNAVITDRLLDGALDALLRSGAARRDIEIVRVPGAWEVAAAARTIADRSPTFGGPGSVDAIITLGCLIRGETAHYEAIYNEVARGIGQSQQETGIPHAFGVLTCETLEQALNRAGVKAGNKGFEAAIAAIEMVSLHRKLVDRENSEGA; this is encoded by the coding sequence ATGATTAAGGGCATTTCCATTTTGCGCCCAGCGGCAACAGCCAACACCTACGAACGGTTGGCGAGCTTTTTTTCTGTCCTGGGCTTTACTCCCGGAAGCGGTTGGAACGAAGACTCCAGCCGCGGCGCGTCCTTTCTCGCGCCACTGGGAAATCTCGAAATTGTAGACGGCACGATGCCCTCGGTTACCGACGTTCTCATAGAAGTAACGCAGTTAGACGCAGTCCGCGAAGCCGCGATCATGTGGTTTCGCGGCCAGGGCGAAGAGACAGCCGGACACATTTCGCCGGTCGCTGAGACGGATTGGAAATCCCGTATCTTCACTGCGGAACCCGTCTCAGGCCACGTCTTCGCCTTCTGGGAGTGGGCTGACCCGCTCCGCGGCAAGCCGATTGCCGTCGAGGGCGACCTATCCGCCGAAGGGATGCGTTTTGCCATCGTCGCAGCACGCTGGAACGCGGTCATCACCGACCGGCTTCTTGACGGTGCTCTCGACGCCCTTTTGCGCAGCGGAGCGGCGCGCCGGGACATCGAAATCGTGCGCGTGCCGGGCGCATGGGAGGTTGCAGCCGCAGCCCGAACCATCGCCGATCGGTCACCCACCTTTGGAGGCCCCGGCTCCGTCGACGCGATCATTACCCTCGGTTGCCTGATCCGCGGCGAAACCGCGCACTATGAGGCGATCTATAACGAAGTCGCGCGGGGAATCGGTCAGTCGCAACAGGAAACCGGCATCCCTCACGCCTTTGGTGTACTCACCTGCGAAACCCTCGAACAGGCCCTCAACCGCGCCGGCGTAAAAGCCGGCAACAAGGGCTTTGAAGCGGCCATCGCGGCCATCGAGATGGTCTCTTTGCATCGCAAGCTCGTGGACCGCGAAAACAGCGAGGGTGCATGA